Proteins co-encoded in one Planctomycetota bacterium genomic window:
- a CDS encoding glutamyl-tRNA reductase, with protein MTLAFAGGTHRTVPLDLRERLAFSADQAAEALRRFRDRFPGREVVLLSTCNRVELYAAGGADTAAPSPGQIVSFLAECRGIDERVLAPVLDGDRDEAVVRHLFGVASGLDSMVLGEPQILAQVKQAWALAQDSRTAGPLTGDLFQAALRTAKRVASETALGRERLSIPSVAVNDFARGVFERFDDKRVLLVGAGKMARETLRYLREAGARDIVVLNRTAARSAELAAEIGGRAGSLADIVAELAAADLVVSTTGASQPVVSLDAFRQAEPRRGGRALVVLDLAVPRDFDPRIGTRPGVWLTAIDDLAAACDANRKSRQREVPAALAIVDEEARRFMGDLHHRSTAPVIEQLRAGWSERGDAELERLFRRLPDLDDAARSEIRQAFERYAAKLLHVPLKSLRTASHAGPPHGLLDALKRLFDLKD; from the coding sequence ATGACGCTCGCCTTCGCCGGGGGAACGCACCGCACCGTGCCGCTCGACCTCCGCGAGCGGCTCGCCTTCTCCGCCGACCAGGCGGCCGAGGCGCTGCGACGCTTCCGCGACCGCTTCCCGGGCCGCGAGGTCGTGCTCCTTTCGACCTGCAACCGCGTCGAGCTGTACGCCGCCGGCGGCGCCGACACGGCGGCCCCGTCGCCAGGCCAGATCGTGTCGTTCCTCGCCGAGTGCCGGGGAATCGACGAACGTGTACTCGCCCCGGTGCTCGACGGGGACCGCGACGAGGCGGTCGTTCGCCACCTGTTCGGCGTCGCCTCGGGGCTCGACAGCATGGTGCTCGGCGAGCCGCAGATCCTCGCCCAGGTCAAGCAGGCCTGGGCCCTGGCGCAGGACAGCCGGACCGCCGGGCCGCTGACCGGCGACCTGTTCCAGGCGGCGCTGCGGACCGCCAAGCGCGTCGCCAGCGAGACGGCGCTGGGCCGCGAGCGGCTCTCGATCCCGAGCGTCGCCGTCAACGACTTCGCCCGCGGTGTCTTCGAACGCTTCGACGACAAGCGCGTGCTCTTGGTGGGCGCCGGGAAGATGGCCCGCGAGACGCTCCGCTACCTCCGCGAGGCGGGGGCCCGCGACATCGTGGTCCTCAACCGCACGGCGGCCCGGAGCGCGGAGCTCGCCGCCGAGATCGGCGGCCGGGCGGGGAGCCTCGCCGACATCGTGGCCGAGCTCGCCGCGGCCGATCTGGTAGTGAGCACGACCGGTGCCAGCCAGCCGGTCGTTTCGCTCGACGCCTTCCGCCAGGCGGAGCCGCGGCGCGGTGGCCGGGCGCTGGTGGTCCTCGACCTCGCCGTGCCGCGCGACTTCGATCCGCGGATCGGCACGCGGCCGGGGGTGTGGCTGACGGCGATCGACGACCTCGCCGCCGCCTGCGACGCCAACCGCAAGAGCCGGCAGCGCGAGGTGCCGGCGGCGCTGGCGATCGTCGACGAGGAGGCGCGGCGGTTCATGGGGGACCTCCACCATCGCTCGACGGCACCGGTGATCGAGCAGCTCCGTGCCGGCTGGAGCGAGCGCGGTGACGCGGAGCTCGAGCGGCTGTTCCGCCGCCTGCCGGACCTCGACGACGCGGCGCGGAGCGAGATCCGTCAGGCATTCGAGCGCTACGCGGCCAAGCTCCTCCACGTCCCGCTCAAGTCGCTGCGCACAGCCAGCCACGCCGGGCCGCCGCACGGCCTCCTCGACGCCCTCAAGCGGCTCTTCGACCTCAAGGACTGA
- a CDS encoding type II toxin-antitoxin system VapC family toxin, with translation MIVLDTNVVSELLRPSPAPAVEAWLAAQDGAEVYFTAVGEAELLHGLAILPAGKRRHGLAQAIEGILEEDFRDRILPFDRAAAQAYATIAAERRAAGRTISQFDCQIAAIARARGATVATRNTGDFRGCGIVVIDPWNGPAAG, from the coding sequence ATGATCGTGCTCGACACGAACGTGGTCTCCGAGTTGCTCCGGCCGTCACCAGCTCCGGCGGTCGAGGCGTGGCTCGCGGCTCAGGATGGCGCCGAGGTCTACTTCACGGCGGTCGGTGAGGCCGAACTGCTCCACGGACTGGCGATCCTGCCCGCCGGGAAGCGCCGGCACGGACTCGCGCAGGCGATCGAGGGAATACTCGAGGAGGATTTCCGCGATCGCATCCTGCCGTTCGACCGCGCGGCGGCCCAGGCCTATGCGACGATCGCCGCCGAGCGCCGCGCCGCCGGCCGCACGATCAGCCAGTTCGACTGTCAGATCGCCGCCATCGCCCGCGCTCGTGGAGCCACCGTCGCCACGCGAAATACCGGTGACTTTCGCGGATGCGGGATCGTCGTGATCGATCCGTGGAACGGCCCTGCGGCGGGTTGA
- a CDS encoding plasmid stabilization protein, producing MASITIRNLDDGIKQRLRVRAALHGRSMEEEARDILRRVIDQTDPPRDLAAAIRARISPADRADVALPPRQALRTPPRLRPERR from the coding sequence ATGGCGAGCATCACGATCCGGAATCTCGACGATGGCATCAAGCAGCGGCTCCGCGTTCGCGCCGCGCTTCATGGCCGGTCGATGGAGGAGGAGGCGCGTGACATCCTCCGCCGTGTGATTGACCAGACCGATCCACCCCGCGATCTCGCGGCCGCGATCCGGGCCCGGATCTCTCCCGCGGATCGGGCCGACGTGGCGCTTCCGCCGCGACAGGCGCTGCGAACGCCACCGCGCCTCCGGCCGGAACGCCGATGA